From Ptychodera flava strain L36383 chromosome 2, AS_Pfla_20210202, whole genome shotgun sequence, the proteins below share one genomic window:
- the LOC139149728 gene encoding uncharacterized protein has translation MRKMRLTNLEILLLMCICWLTIKAELDGGDVCSEDFCARPDLCAYVFTFGKGENGICPAVSNAIQSVNDLEDDIDLLYERFRESNRAIDLVKQGQDNILGLIYQQNEVIGELESRMERNDSIAERYFDLLMNQMETIKANLTNLNARSVNLKQIIREDQVAHSTQLQILDRKISQLEAKNTFFEGELTRLGSLIGQGNKKWRDDLRCGLKFPLADGTPAECNPDSDKPCCSSIAWCGKTWDHCSCENCIDYRSQGNKKWRDDLRCGLKFPLADGTPAECNPDSDKPCCSSIAWCGNTWDHCSCENCIDYRSQGNKKWRDDLRCGLKFPLADGTPAECNPDSDKPCCSSIAWCGNTRDHCSCENCIDYRSKCLSFSHLVK, from the exons ATGAGAAAAATGCGTCTTACGAATTTAGAAATCTTATTGCTTATGTGCATCTGTTGGTTGACTATCAAGGCAGAACTTGACGGAGGCGATGTCTGCAGTGAGGATTTTTGCGCTCGTCCTGACCTTTGCGCATATGTGTTCACTTTTGGTAAAGGTGAAAATGGTATTTGTCCAGCCGTTAGCAATGCCATTCAGTCTGTCAACGACCTCGAAGACGACATCGACTTGCTTTACGAAAGGTTTCGAGAGTCGAACAGAGCGATAGATCTGGTGAAGCAGGGACAAGATAACATCCTAGGTTTGATCTACCAACAGAATGAAGTTATCGGTGAATTAGAGAGTAGAATGGAAAGGAACGATAGCATCGCCGAACGATATTTTGATTTGCTGATGAATCAAATGGAAACGATAAAGGCAAATTTGACGAACCTGAATGCTCGAAGTGTTAATCTTAAGCAGATTATAAGGGAAGATCAAGTAGCCCACAGTACTCAACTCCAAATCCTAGACAGGAAGATCTCACAACTAGAAGCTAAAAATACTTTCTTTGAGGGGGAATTGACGAGACTTGGCTCACTAATAG GTCAGGGGAATAAGAAATGGAGAGATGATCTCCGATGTGGACTGAAATTCCCACTTGCTGATGGTACTCCAGCCGAGTGTAATCCTGACAGTGACAAGCCATGTTGTTCGTCTATTGCTTGGTGTGGAAAGACCTGGGATCACTGTTCATGTGAAAACTGCATAGATTACCGCA GTCAGGGGAATAAGAAATGGAGAGATGATCTCCGATGTGGACTGAAATTCCCACTTGCTGATGGTACTCCAGCCGAGTGTAATCCTGACAGTGACAAGCCATGCTGTTCGTCTATTGCTTGGTGTGGAAATACCTGGGATCACTGTTCATGTGAAAACTGTATAGATTACCGCA GTCAGGGGAATAAGAAATGGAGAGATGATCTCCGATGTGGACTGAAATTCCCACTTGCTGATGGTACTCCAGCCGAGTGTAATCCTGACAGTGACAAGCCATGCTGTTCGTCTATTGCTTGGTGTGGAAACACCAGGGATCACTGTTCGTGTGAAAACTGTATAGATTACCGCAGTAAGTGTTTGAGTTTTAGTCATTTAGTCAAATAG
- the LOC139119055 gene encoding solute carrier family 28 member 3-like, with the protein MESDDKMDQAVTGQYKNPEVDDNMKSGLSKKLADGINGFYRWCNGYSKEFKICVYGLLVACFCAYFIYACWYNFYNALALFIFTGLTLLYLIYALIRDRCGDVLWEKCLSPCCGVLGKYWYILKWPVFIILILGLIVYLIYEARDYPPQLMSSVGACVFVLFGFICSKYPASIRWRSVFWGLGLQFLFALFILRTYFGYKLFEWIGDFMQVFLSFADHGAEFVFGEDFRDHYFAFVILPVVIYFASFMSIAYYSGAMQWVILKIAWLFEVTMATTASESVNASGNILVGQNEAPLLIRPFLVHMTRSELHAVMVGGFATIAGSVLAAYIAFGVSASHLISASVISAPAALGISKLFYPETSRNKAINREDIARLIENPPERNIVEAAANGACQAVIVVAYIAANLIAFVSLIALLNAILGWIGWMVGIPNLSFELICSYIFMPIAFLIGVEWDDCRLVAGLIGTKLFINEFVAYEKLSELIANREAGIEPYMSVRSEVISTYILCGFDNLSSVGMQLGTLSALAPSRSQDLASIATRALVAGTTTCFMTGCIAGMLYTDWDISDQSEDAVNATAAIFDSGWSLATKLGF; encoded by the exons ATGGAAAGCGATGACAAGATGGATCAGGCTGTTACAGGACAATACAAAAATCCTGAAGTTGATGACAATATGAAATCTGGACTCTCAAAG AAACTGGCAGATGGGATAAATGGATTTTACAGGTGGTGCAATGGATACTCAAAGGAGTTCAAGATATGTGTATATGGATTACTTGTTGCGTGTTTTTGTGCATACTTCATTTATGCTTGTTGGTATAATTTCTACAATGCCCTAGCCTTATTCATATTCACTGGACTTACGTTATTGTACCTAATTTATGCCCTGATAAGGGATAGATGTGGCGATGTTCTATGGGAAAAGTGTTTATCTCCATGCTGTGGAGTGCTAGGCAAGTACTGGTACATTCTCAAATG GCCAGTCTTTATTATCCTAATCCTTGGATTAATTGTATATCTTATCTATGAAGCAAGAGATTATCCACCTCAACTGATGTCCTCTGTTGGCGCCTGCGTATTTGTTCTCTTTGGCTTTATCTGTTCAAAGTATCCTGCTTCG ATTAGATGGCGATCTGTGTTTTGGGGTCTCGGCCTGCAGTTCTTGTTTGCACTATTCATTCTCAGAACCTATTTCGGATACAAATTGTTCGAATGGATCGGTGACTTCATGCAAGTGTTTCTTTCGTTTGCTGATCATGGCGCTGAATTTGTCTTCGGAGAAGATTTTAGAGAccattattttgcttttgtg ATTTTACCAGTAGTCATATATTTTGCAAGTTTCATGTCCATTGCATACTACTCCGGAGCAATGCAATGGGTAATTCTAAAGATTGCATGGCTGTTTGAAGTGACTATGGCAACAACAGCCTCCGAATCAGTAAATGCCTCCGGTAATATTCTAGTGGGACAG AATGAAGCTCCCTTACTAATCAGACCTTTCCTGGTTCACATGACTCGTTCCGAACTGCATGCCGTGATGGTCGGCGGCTTCGCTACAATTGCCGGGAGTGTGCTGGCGGCGTACATCGCCTTCGGCGTCAGCGCATCTCACCTGATTTCCGCTTCAGTCATATCAGCGCCCGCAGCGTTGGGGATATCAAAACTCTTCTATCCAGAGACAAGCCGTAACAAAGCGATCAACCGGGAAGACATTGCCCGGTTAATAGAAAACCC ACCGGAAAGAAATATCGTCGAGGCAGCAGCAAATGGTGCCTGCCAAGCTGTTATTGTAGTTGCTTACATCGCTGCCAATCTCATCGCGTTTGTGTCGCTAATTGCTTTACTTAATGCGATCCTAGGATGGATAGGGTGGATGGTTGGCATACCAAATCTTAGCTTTGAG ttgatctgttcctacattTTCATGCCTATCGCATTCCTAATCGGAGTTGAATGGGATGATTGCAGATTGGTTGCTGGTTTGATTGGTACAAAACTGTTCATCAACGAATTCGTTGCCTATGAAAAATTATCTGAATTGATTGCAAACAGAGAAGCTGGAATTGAACCATACATGTCG GTCCGATCTGAAGTCATTTCTACCTATATTCTGTGTGGCTTTGACAACTTGTCAAGCGTTGGGATGCAGCTTGGAACGCTGTCAGCATTGGCGCCTTCTAGGTCACAAGACTTGGCTTCCATAGCTACTCGAGCGCTCGTCGCCGGAACAACTACTTGCTTCATGACGGGATGTATTGCAG GCATGTTGTACACGGACTGGGACATCTCTGACCAATCAGAAGACGCTGTTAATGCCACTGCCGCCATCTTTGACAGTGGCTGGTCCTTAGCAACGAAGCTTGGTTTCTAA